Proteins from a single region of Zavarzinella sp.:
- a CDS encoding PSD1 and planctomycete cytochrome C domain-containing protein translates to MKYLCSLLVLLPFSVGSAQQPLPADHAQKMVQGTKLFNQHVRAILIKHCLACHGGEKTEGELEIIERAHLLEGGDRGPAIVPGEPDKSLLYLMMTHAKKPTMPYKLPKLPAADLQHVREWIALGAPYDKPLLDRASATAWTEKKIEANDRKHWSFQPLKPVELPDLKDAPWAKTEIDRFILQKLQQAKLAPNPQTDPRHLIRRAYFDLIGMPPTPAEVEEFTKNFSEQTYAELIDRLLDSPHYGERWGRHWLDLARFAESHGFEHDYDRPSAYHYRDFVIKALNQGMPYDQFVRWQLAGDELAPKDPLALMATGFLAAGVHSTQITKNEVEKHRYDEMDDMLSTTTTAMLGLTVGCARCHDHKYDPIPAADYYRMLSTFTATVRSEQELQLKPERYLAAKQKFDQELAPLKTALEQYEAKGLAENFARWEKQPQQQALFNGWIIPTMESTKAAGGGKFELQSDGSYLITGNNPTLETLSFRFQTSLKRITGLQIEALTHASLVKKGPGRAANGNFCLTDLQVTYQVGKAPAVPVKLKNPIATFNQKGLGIEGAIDADPVTSGWAVDPQFGHDHAAALEFDQAISSNEPVTIVVTMKFHNNVKHGMGRPRLGITDQTALPKLLAEAIPESAVLAFQTPADKRTPAQRQALLTYFKRLDPEWKRLNNIVVAKQKQEPVPEKVKVLISSEGLPAVRLHTQGEDVLKETHFLRRGDPNQKEGVAPAGFLQVLVHSEKQNRWQAAPPSGSKLTYRRTAFANWMTDVEQGAGSLLARVIVNRLWQHHLGRGIVSTPSDFGVRGAPPSHPELLDYLANQLIQNGWQLKKMHKAIMMSAVYRQTSEVDEARSKQDPQNELCWHFRPRRLEAEAIRDSLLKLSGTLDPTMFGPGTLQESMKRRSIYYTVKRSRLIPMLIVFDAPDGTVGVGERISTTIAPQALFLMNNPDVRTWAKAFADRIVKKASDPANMVSAVYLETLSRLPTAEEQARAVQFLERQTKAYTNQGNSAVLALADFCQVVWCLNETIYVD, encoded by the coding sequence ATGAAATATCTCTGCTCTCTGTTGGTTCTGTTGCCGTTTTCTGTGGGGTCGGCCCAGCAACCACTGCCAGCCGATCATGCTCAGAAAATGGTACAGGGCACGAAATTATTCAACCAGCATGTCCGCGCGATTCTCATCAAGCACTGTCTGGCCTGCCACGGTGGGGAAAAAACCGAAGGTGAACTGGAAATCATTGAACGTGCTCACCTGCTGGAAGGTGGGGATCGTGGTCCGGCAATTGTTCCCGGTGAACCAGACAAAAGCCTGCTTTACCTGATGATGACGCACGCCAAAAAGCCCACGATGCCGTACAAACTGCCCAAACTGCCCGCAGCCGACTTGCAGCATGTGCGGGAATGGATTGCCCTTGGGGCACCGTATGACAAGCCACTGCTGGATCGGGCGTCTGCCACTGCGTGGACAGAAAAGAAAATTGAAGCAAACGATCGTAAACACTGGTCGTTTCAACCGTTAAAGCCTGTGGAGTTGCCCGATCTGAAAGACGCACCGTGGGCAAAAACGGAGATTGATCGTTTTATTCTGCAAAAACTGCAGCAGGCAAAGCTGGCTCCTAACCCACAAACCGACCCACGTCATCTCATCCGACGTGCGTACTTCGATTTAATCGGGATGCCACCCACACCTGCAGAAGTGGAAGAATTCACCAAAAACTTCTCTGAACAGACATATGCAGAATTAATCGATCGCCTGCTTGATTCGCCCCACTACGGCGAACGGTGGGGCAGACATTGGCTTGATCTGGCGCGTTTTGCCGAAAGCCATGGCTTTGAACACGACTACGACCGGCCCAGTGCCTACCACTATCGTGATTTTGTTATTAAAGCTCTGAACCAGGGCATGCCCTATGACCAGTTCGTTCGCTGGCAGCTTGCGGGTGATGAACTGGCACCGAAAGATCCACTGGCGCTGATGGCCACCGGCTTTCTGGCGGCAGGGGTTCATTCCACACAGATCACCAAAAACGAAGTGGAAAAGCATCGTTACGATGAAATGGATGATATGCTGAGCACTACGACAACAGCCATGCTTGGCCTGACGGTGGGCTGTGCACGTTGTCACGATCATAAATACGATCCGATTCCCGCCGCAGATTACTACCGAATGCTTTCCACTTTTACAGCCACGGTGCGGAGTGAACAGGAATTACAACTTAAGCCGGAACGTTATCTGGCTGCCAAACAGAAGTTCGACCAGGAACTGGCACCACTGAAGACAGCATTAGAACAGTATGAAGCGAAGGGGCTGGCAGAAAACTTTGCCAGGTGGGAAAAGCAACCCCAGCAGCAAGCCTTATTTAACGGTTGGATCATTCCTACGATGGAATCCACCAAGGCAGCAGGTGGTGGGAAGTTTGAACTGCAAAGTGATGGCAGTTATTTGATTACCGGGAACAACCCCACGCTGGAAACACTGAGTTTTCGCTTTCAGACATCGCTGAAACGCATCACGGGCCTGCAAATTGAAGCACTGACGCACGCCAGCCTGGTGAAAAAAGGGCCGGGTCGTGCGGCAAATGGGAACTTCTGCCTGACTGATCTGCAAGTCACTTATCAGGTGGGTAAGGCACCTGCAGTGCCGGTCAAATTAAAGAACCCCATCGCCACCTTCAACCAGAAGGGGCTGGGCATTGAAGGTGCCATCGATGCCGACCCGGTCACTTCCGGTTGGGCCGTTGATCCACAGTTTGGCCACGACCACGCTGCAGCTCTGGAGTTTGACCAGGCTATTAGCAGTAATGAACCGGTTACCATCGTGGTAACGATGAAGTTCCACAATAATGTGAAGCACGGCATGGGTCGCCCACGCCTGGGCATTACGGATCAGACTGCGCTGCCCAAGTTGCTGGCCGAAGCGATTCCGGAAAGTGCGGTGCTGGCCTTCCAAACACCAGCAGACAAACGCACTCCCGCCCAACGCCAGGCATTGTTGACGTATTTCAAACGACTGGATCCGGAATGGAAACGCCTGAATAATATTGTGGTCGCCAAGCAGAAACAGGAACCAGTGCCGGAAAAAGTGAAGGTGCTGATTTCTTCTGAAGGATTGCCTGCGGTGCGGCTGCATACTCAGGGCGAAGACGTACTGAAAGAAACCCACTTCTTGCGACGTGGGGACCCAAATCAGAAAGAAGGGGTTGCACCAGCCGGTTTTCTGCAGGTTCTGGTCCATTCGGAGAAACAGAATCGATGGCAGGCTGCCCCACCTTCCGGTTCCAAATTGACGTACCGCCGGACAGCATTTGCCAATTGGATGACTGATGTTGAGCAGGGAGCTGGTTCTTTACTGGCACGGGTGATCGTTAATCGATTGTGGCAGCACCACCTGGGGCGGGGAATTGTGTCGACACCCAGCGATTTTGGCGTGCGTGGTGCCCCACCAAGCCATCCAGAACTGCTTGATTATCTGGCCAATCAACTCATTCAGAATGGCTGGCAATTGAAGAAAATGCACAAAGCAATCATGATGAGTGCTGTCTATCGGCAGACTTCAGAAGTGGATGAGGCCCGCAGTAAACAGGACCCACAGAATGAACTGTGCTGGCATTTTCGCCCACGTCGCCTGGAGGCGGAAGCCATTCGGGATTCTCTGCTGAAGCTCAGTGGGACGCTGGATCCGACGATGTTTGGCCCGGGCACATTACAGGAAAGTATGAAACGCCGAAGTATCTATTACACGGTGAAACGGAGCAGGTTGATTCCGATGCTCATCGTGTTTGATGCCCCTGATGGCACCGTGGGTGTGGGAGAGCGAATTTCAACGACGATTGCCCCACAGGCTCTGTTTTTGATGAACAATCCAGACGTTCGCACCTGGGCAAAAGCATTTGCGGATCGAATTGTGAAAAAAGCGAGCGACCCTGCGAACATGGTATCGGCGGTCTATCTGGAAACATTATCGCGCCTGCCCACAGCCGAAGAACAGGCGCGTGCGGTGCAGTTTCTGGAGCGCCAGACCAAAGCATACACCAATCAGGGCAATAGCGCGGTGCTGGCACTGGCAGATTTTTGCCAGGTGGTGTGGTGCTTAAACGAAACAATTTACGTGGATTGA
- a CDS encoding DUF1501 domain-containing protein: protein MNIPHYFAPPAPEFHSRRDFLRTAGNGLGVVALSTLLQESGFAAPATSVDPLAPKQPHFAGKAKSVIWLFMNGGPSQVDTWDYKPELAKRDGQELPGFDKNTGFFTGQVGPLMKSPFEFKQHGKSGTWVSSLFPEMAKHVDKMAFIHSCWTDSNNHSPALFKVNTGMARMGFPCLGSWVTYGLGSEGRDLPAFCVMYDTLGRGVPKGHSQNWGAGFLPSIFQGTAFKPQGQPIDNLQRPKEMLDQHQRAQLDLLKQLNQNQQLGGNLDAELAARIENFELGYRMQMAAPDALDLTKETKETQSLYGLDNPKATHFAKQCLVARRLVERGVRFVQIYSGGMENDLSWDGHSNIAKNHGRFAAETDQPIAGLLSDLERRGLLDSTLVIWAGEFGRLPIVQKGSGGRDHNPHAFTAWFAGGGVKPGVHHGATDEVGFKAVTDRVSINDFHATILHLLGLDHKKLTFRFNGRDFRLTDVAGNVVEKILA, encoded by the coding sequence ATGAATATTCCCCATTACTTTGCCCCACCTGCTCCCGAGTTTCATAGTCGAAGAGATTTTCTTCGCACGGCTGGCAACGGACTGGGTGTGGTGGCCCTTTCCACATTACTGCAGGAAAGTGGCTTTGCCGCACCCGCGACTTCGGTTGATCCGCTGGCACCAAAACAGCCCCACTTTGCAGGTAAGGCGAAGTCGGTGATCTGGCTGTTCATGAACGGTGGGCCTTCTCAGGTCGATACCTGGGATTACAAGCCGGAACTGGCCAAACGCGATGGTCAGGAGCTGCCAGGCTTCGATAAGAACACGGGCTTCTTCACCGGTCAGGTGGGGCCGTTAATGAAATCGCCGTTCGAGTTCAAACAACATGGCAAGTCAGGCACCTGGGTAAGCAGTCTGTTCCCGGAAATGGCAAAACATGTCGACAAGATGGCGTTTATCCACTCCTGCTGGACAGATTCAAACAACCACTCCCCGGCACTTTTTAAGGTAAACACTGGCATGGCCCGCATGGGTTTTCCCTGCCTGGGTTCATGGGTGACTTACGGCCTGGGCAGTGAAGGGCGTGATCTGCCAGCTTTCTGCGTGATGTACGATACGCTTGGACGTGGCGTGCCGAAAGGCCATTCCCAGAACTGGGGCGCAGGTTTTCTTCCCAGTATTTTCCAGGGCACTGCCTTCAAGCCTCAGGGACAACCGATTGATAATCTGCAGCGGCCCAAAGAAATGCTTGATCAGCACCAGCGTGCTCAGTTGGATCTGCTGAAACAGTTGAACCAGAATCAGCAACTGGGTGGCAATCTGGATGCAGAACTGGCGGCACGGATTGAAAATTTTGAGCTTGGCTACCGCATGCAGATGGCCGCACCGGATGCCCTGGATTTAACCAAAGAAACCAAAGAAACGCAATCGCTGTATGGCCTGGATAATCCCAAGGCGACGCACTTCGCCAAGCAGTGCCTGGTGGCACGCCGGCTGGTGGAACGTGGTGTACGATTCGTGCAGATCTACAGTGGTGGGATGGAAAACGATCTGAGCTGGGATGGCCACAGCAATATTGCGAAGAACCACGGCCGCTTTGCTGCAGAAACAGACCAGCCAATCGCTGGCCTGCTTTCCGATCTGGAACGCCGAGGGTTGCTGGATTCCACGTTAGTGATCTGGGCAGGTGAGTTTGGCCGTTTGCCGATTGTGCAGAAAGGCAGTGGAGGCCGAGATCATAATCCCCACGCATTTACTGCCTGGTTTGCAGGTGGGGGTGTCAAGCCGGGAGTTCATCACGGTGCCACCGATGAGGTGGGATTTAAAGCCGTGACCGATCGGGTGAGTATTAATGATTTTCACGCCACAATCCTCCACCTGCTGGGACTGGATCACAAAAAATTAACATTTCGGTTCAACGGTCGCGATTTCCGCTTGACCGATGTGGCAGGGAATGTGGTGGAGAAGATTCTGGCATAG
- a CDS encoding endo-1,4-beta-xylanase, with translation MGVIKFHLPDNIKIPPGIELQHAAMLSSHDRLPFPGIVTVENGLLTIQRENNESGPMTIPWDIPDTGRLMTPTTTLMERPQPYYLMVELARGKINQVRNQYNDWLMGGLTPIPEVEFLLKQGTNQLREAILDAGLPESAVRGEDALACAFDAADTMTRAYTKQVFGLRHARQGKFDTAFGCRIPKLPSQELQDIYRLSFNTITIPLSWNLIEPDESTYFWDDADRVLEWATKRNLRVYAGPVIDFTPAAMPAWVQENDYDPVTLRSLMCDYVETVVTRYRDRIKRWLITTGSNGTPLFSFPEDELIKLTASAADAAWQIDSELELVIGVAQPWSEYLTTTDYEYSGLIIADTLLRAGLPFHGVEVELLMGTTPRGSYCQDLLSTSRMLDHFGMLGVPISVACSYPSSRKTDPICPGEVVHASGFWKDISPEAQADWASSFLNVMLCKGYIENICWDHFSDVDFHRTPNSGLVDPHGALKPALEKLREIRLTHLA, from the coding sequence ATGGGTGTGATCAAGTTTCATCTACCGGACAACATCAAGATACCGCCAGGTATTGAACTGCAGCATGCTGCCATGCTCAGCAGCCATGATCGACTGCCGTTTCCTGGTATTGTGACTGTTGAAAACGGCCTGCTGACAATTCAACGGGAAAATAATGAAAGCGGTCCCATGACAATCCCATGGGATATTCCGGATACTGGTCGGTTAATGACCCCCACCACCACGTTAATGGAACGCCCGCAACCCTACTATCTGATGGTGGAACTGGCCCGCGGCAAAATTAATCAGGTGCGGAACCAGTACAACGACTGGCTGATGGGTGGCCTGACACCGATTCCTGAAGTCGAATTTCTGTTGAAACAAGGCACTAACCAACTACGGGAAGCAATTCTGGATGCAGGACTGCCGGAAAGTGCTGTGCGAGGTGAAGACGCTCTGGCCTGTGCTTTTGATGCAGCAGACACGATGACCCGTGCCTACACCAAGCAGGTTTTTGGCTTACGGCACGCACGACAAGGGAAGTTCGATACCGCTTTTGGCTGTCGCATTCCAAAGCTTCCTTCACAGGAACTTCAGGATATTTACCGCCTGTCGTTCAATACGATTACCATCCCGCTGTCCTGGAATCTGATTGAGCCTGATGAATCAACCTATTTCTGGGATGATGCTGACCGGGTTTTAGAGTGGGCCACCAAACGAAATTTGCGTGTCTATGCCGGGCCTGTCATTGACTTTACCCCCGCAGCAATGCCCGCCTGGGTGCAGGAAAACGATTACGATCCTGTAACCCTGCGAAGTTTAATGTGTGATTATGTAGAAACCGTGGTTACGCGGTATCGTGATCGGATTAAACGTTGGTTGATTACAACCGGGTCTAATGGAACGCCACTATTCAGTTTTCCCGAAGACGAACTGATTAAATTGACAGCAAGTGCTGCGGATGCGGCCTGGCAAATTGACAGCGAATTGGAACTGGTGATTGGGGTGGCTCAACCTTGGAGTGAGTATCTCACCACCACCGATTATGAATATTCCGGGTTGATCATTGCCGATACCCTGTTACGGGCTGGCCTGCCTTTTCACGGAGTAGAAGTGGAACTGCTGATGGGCACCACCCCGCGTGGTAGCTATTGTCAGGATTTGTTATCCACCTCCCGCATGTTAGACCACTTTGGGATGCTGGGAGTGCCAATTTCGGTGGCATGCAGTTACCCATCTTCCAGAAAAACCGATCCGATCTGCCCTGGAGAAGTGGTGCACGCTTCCGGTTTCTGGAAAGATATTTCACCGGAAGCTCAAGCAGACTGGGCCAGTAGCTTTTTAAATGTGATGCTTTGCAAGGGCTACATCGAAAATATCTGTTGGGACCATTTTTCCGATGTTGATTTCCACCGCACCCCAAATAGTGGACTGGTGGACCCCCACGGAGCATTAAAGCCTGCGTTAGAGAAGTTACGCGAAATCCGACTTACCCACCTGGCTTGA